GAGAACCCTGCACCTTGTTCCCCCTGCTTCTGTCATCGCAATCAaaagttcatattttaaaatacacccccaccccccccccgccatgcaTTATAAAATAATCTACTTCTACATGAAAGGTCAAATAAAcgagaaactgaaaatacacagtACATAATGAAAGTGACCAAAGTTTCAACAACTCTCTGAAATAAACTATAGAGGAAAGAAATGGTTGTTTGCTTTAATCCTATCCACATTTCATTAACTATACATACAACTTGCAATaagtaaagaaacagaaaaacagaatccCCCTCTCTGCACTGGTTAAGGTACTGCAGGAAGTGTTATACAACCAAGAGCTCAACAGAATGAATCTTATCGATATTTATGCAGAGCTTCATGCTGTGCCTATGGCAACTTCATCTGAAGTAATGGCTTCTGTGTTGCAAAGCTGAGTAAAAATAAGACCTGCTTCCCTCTGAGGTTAAAGTTATACTAgtatttttgtatctttttgaGTCTTTAGCAAACAAAGATGTTTCATTCCAGAACCAGTTCTCTGTCTGGAACAAAACCACCTCAAGTGGTATTCTGTCTCAAAGGATCAGATTTACCTTCAAATTTACCATCACGGGCTGAGACAGCACAGGATCCTCTCCAACTTCATACAAATGCCTAATTCTTATCAGGACACGACTGAAGTCTGCGTCACCTTGCTTCTGTTTACctttaagagaaaacaaaatgcaaacattttcttactttaaaaataaaatcaacttttaaactttttttttaagcttcacACTCTCTAATTTGAacttatttctcatttttttaaattagcaagAGGACTAACATCAAGAAGTACCCAGCTCCCAGTGTTGACAGGAATGACACTAAAAGGCATTGGTGAACTCATGCAGGAGAAATATTTCACTATCTGAGTAGAGAAATCATACAGTACAATTAACTTTCTTGATAGAGGAATTTAACACTTCGAATAAATAGAAGCACTAGCCACAGAAGATAGATAGAAAAGAAAGCCGGCTTCTTTAAGTGTAACATCCAGACACCCTTTTGAAGGCGCTTACCCATGCGGATGCTGTGGACCTGTTCTGCATGATTAGAGCTGTACCTCCACCCTGGAATGCTCAGAGTTTGGAGATGAAGATTAGGTGGGACAGTTACAGGTGAACCGTGGACTGAATTCTGAAGTTGTCTGGATAGCTTTGGTTTATCTCCTacatgcaaaatgaaacaaagcaaacatcAAACACTGATCACACAGACAAGCCTGGCTAGGGTACTGTGGAAGGGTAaagagatttttgtttgctttgcaatGGCAGATGCAAAGCAGATGCTATGCTTTCTCCTCCAAGGCCTTCTGAGATacaaaggagaaagcagcacaATTTTAACTGCTGGAGAAGTGTATTAGAGCTCTCCATAAAGTAAATTTCACTGCAGCTTGAAGTTGCTGTTCCACGACGAGGCTTTAGTTTTAGTTAATAAgtcaaacaaatatttttaaaagaatgactCAGAAATGGTCATTAAGGACCCAGCATCCAGGAAGCTGATATACAGTGCACTAGTTACTTTGCACTAATCCCGTGTGGACACTTTGTTCTCATTagatgctttaaaatttattcttttctgaaagtagAGATAATTACATAACAAGAGAAACATTTCATACACTTGGACAACATCATCTTTGAaattaatgcaaattaattaGCAGGCTCTAAACCTGCCTCCTAACTCACTGTATACTAACTTTGCCACATAGGACGCTTGAAGTCTGcatttacaaaattaataaCATAAATCAAAGCAACGTAAATAAGCCATTCAGATCCTAAAGACAGCACAGGAGATGGAATGAGTTACCTGATAATGCTCCAAACATTGCTACTGGCCTGTGTTCTAATGCCAGTCCACTTGTCCGATACAAAATATTGGTGAGAGCCTTGGTTCCTAAAATAAGCCAAATCACAGGGCGAACAACTGAAGAATCATTCAAAGTGAGATTGTAATTCAGGTCCCACTGAAGGTTGTTCCATAGTCTCCTGTGAAGCATCACCTGTATTGGGAAGGTAAATGTCACAGGAGTAATCAGCCACCATGCTTTATTTATATTATCAGCAGCCATGAAATTATGCTCTcctagagggaaaaaaaaccagttacCTCCACTTGTCCATTTCCTTGACTTGAGACACCATGAGCTCTTTCTGCAAGCAGTACCAGCCTTGTGGTATCATCTTCAATGTAGGCAGTCTGGACCATAGGATAATAGTTCTGAAAACATACACACAGTAAACCATGCAGTGATAATATTAACCTAGGTAACAGTAATGGAGAACGAAGGTAAGACACAACAGACTTTGGATTCCGCCTTTGTGCCTACCCGAGCCACTGTGTTATTCACATATGCCTTGAATGGTCTTTTCTGGATCTGATATCCATTGCTGTCAGTGTAGAGTAGCTGCTTGGTGTTCAAATTCGTGCTCGTTCTTAGAACTGCTTCACGATTTAATTCCAAAGGCCCAACGCTGTATTCTTGCTCTATCCTATGGCAAAGCAACTTTCCATCATAGCCTTCTGGTACTGTATACATCCTGGTATACACTGCATATATGTAATCCTGAGAAGTAACATTACTAtaaaaatgagaggaaagaTATGCAGAGTTTATAAAGTGGAGCACTTGATTAGTTATGTCAAGACTTGCAAGTCATTCACAATGTCATCATACACAGACAacttttttgcctgttttctatatattttatgtaaatatgcaattatttttaattttaacttaattttcagATGTACAGATATTCAACTGGAGTGGTATCCTACAATTTTCTTTAGTGTTGCAAGTGTAAAGAGGCCTTTTCATTTGATTAGAGAGGCTGTGCTTTTCTCAAAGTTAACAACAAATTTTGAAGTAATTATGACTCCCTAAGGGACACATTTACTTGTACagaatacatgtattttttcaatGGGGGGAATATTCATTTTGATTGCAgaatttcactgttttccaAAGGTCCTTCTCAACTACAATCCTTGTACAATGCCATGTAAAAGAAAAGACTTCAATCAAATAACCAGATTTTAAAGAGGGTGAAGGGGTTATAGGCTGTTATAATTTTAACAGTAAGAAGTAGCTAGTTCATCAGGGGTCAGAGTGATGTGTAGGActcatttctcctttctctaaTTTGTTTGTAAGAAAGATATTCACAGTTATAAAAATGAACCCATTTTGTCCAAATTCCACCCATGTAAGATGATAGCTGCAATTTTCATTGAATTGTAACAAACGAGGGTCCCAACAGAAGCTGCAGTACAAAATGACCCACAGAAGGTAACTGAACGATCTTCACCTCCCTTCCTGCACCAATATGCGCTATTTAAAGGAGGTGCTTCCTCAGCACTGCATTTAGCAGATGCATGCTAGTTCTTTTGTCCAAGTCCTAAACAGTGAGCTCTGCGAAGTGCTCCAGTGAAGTGAAGCTGTAATGGTGTTGTACCTGTAGAAATACTGCCGTATCTCTGTCATCAAGTTTCCAGAAACTATTTCCAATCCCACTGCTTGTGATACTGGAACAGCTGAAGCATTTGGGGCAAATAAGTAGTTATCTGAAATGGGTCCTTTCATCACATCTCCATTCACATGGTACTCAAGGAACTCCTGGGTCAACTGGACAGTCTGGTTAGTCTCCCTGAGAATccacaacagaggaaaaatgatATTActtacaaacacattttgtacATAATAGATGCAAAGCTGAACTGCAACAGGAATGAGGCCGggaatgtaagaaaaaagaaagtatctgTTTCCTCAAAGTGGGTAACTAATTCTATAAGATTTAGGAAATGAGGACAGCAGAGAAATAAGGTGTTTCTCATTAAGACATCTGTCAGTGTGTAAATAAATGGAGTTTCTATGTAATTTTATACTTTCAAAACCCAGAAACACCTCAAGACAGAAACATCATCGTTAGCTCATTGTTTTGATGTAAAAGTTGCTACAGGACCAAATCCCACCCATTCTACAAAAATGAGGTACGTTACACTATATTAATGAATAATCAACCAGGTTTCTTTAATTGACTTTGTAGCTAGGTGAATCAGCATGATGCAAGTTTCCCTATTACTGGTAAGGAACATAACAGCAACAGTATAGCAAAATTTACACTGACTCAGTACCTACTTTGtctcctcctttttccccagaagcTTACAGTTTAGCTATTCATGACTCAGTATTCCAGTATTTGGAAAGTCATATGAAGGCAAGTTAAGATGCGATTGCCCTCAGCTACCTGCTGTGCTCCTCTTTTGGAGCCTTGctggcaaaacaggaaaaatcacTTTGTCTGGCATATAAACTTAAACTGTCAACTGTTTTAGCTAGTGTTAATACAGCAACCTACAAATTGTAATGACTGAGAAGCAAAACATATTCGAGTCTTTTCTGCTATCCCCATTGTGCGGCATTTCCAGTGCAGGGGCTTGACCTAGAATAGAAGTTCTGTTGCAGTTAAACTTTATAAGGCTTCACAGTTGAagatcacaattttttttaacctttcctcCCATTCTGATCTGACACCTCGCTCTTACCCATTACCCAAAGCAAACTTCCTGAAACTCAAACATTGTGGGCTTGCCAGAAGGCTTGTGAAGAAAGTGAATATTCCATTTCTGCTACATGCTGAATTCCAGCTCTTTCTGCCTGCCAGAACAGGATGGAGAAAAATGGAATTTGAGTTTAGATATTTATTATTCCTCACTAAATTTGTCATGGAATCTGGAAAGTTAGAATCTGGAGCCACTTTGAGAAAGTACTTACTCCAGGGCTCTTGGTTAAGGCCCATCTATATATACTTTTAAAGCTGATTTTAACTATACTGGACAACAAATTCTTGCTCTAGGAGGTGGAATtatgaacaaaaccacaaaggTGAAAGAGGTCCAGTAGTCACTAGGCCAATGTCAAAGGGGTCAAATCTTCCATCAGTTTATAGCTGACAATCAATCCCGAGCaggcaaaaagcagcacagttcCACTGAAGCTGAAGGAATCAAGCCGACTCACATCAGTGGAGAAAGACAATCTGCAAACCCCAAATCTCACACAGATCTTGACTGTTCTTCCATTTTATCTCCTGATTCAATGGAATTTCTTTAGTTAAATATTACCTTGCAAAAAGTTTTGTAGTTTTCTACCACAGAAAGAGTGATACAGGACTTGGAAAACACTAGTGATTAGTAAGAGAAAGCTCTTGCGTTATCACTTAAGGCTCAGTGTACAGCCATAATGTATGCGtttacctatttatttttaatacaaacacATAATCGTCTTTAGAACTAAAGTACAATGAGATTCTGCTGATCTACTAGTTAATACTGTGATATCTTATCTTAGACCAACTGCATGGTTAAACAGGGCAACAACATTACAGAAATAGTATGGAATCACACCTATGCTAGTGTTGACATTTCCTGTAGAAAAGGAAGACATgtgagctggagaaaaaaatgaattgtgaAGAATATAAAGGAAATTTTATTCGTTAAGTCTCAGAATTAAGGCACATGACATAGTCCTTGAACTGATTTTTACAAAACGTTTTACAGAATctgaaacattattaaaaacaagcagGTAATCTCACCTCTCTGTAATGCTCTGCATTAGATTCGTGTTTTGGTCAAACAAGACCTGGTAGCAGTTGTTAACCACAGGAAGCAACTGTCGACTTTGTTTATTTGAACGAGTTATGTCTTTTCGCTTGTACTTGACTGATCTTCCAATAAATGCAGACTGCTTACCATTCAAGGGTCTAacattgtattttctgtagCTCAGACCACTTACTGCAACTAGAATATACAGATCATACGTAGAATGGGACCCCACCGAGCTTTGAACCTGTATGTTAACATACACAATGCTCCATTACAGAAAATCAGTTAGCAAGACAACTATCTTCCTGTGTTATAAGCCctaaattacaaaaattaactactactttaaaaataagtttctaaACATGCCAATCTTAATTCTCAATTACAATGTAGATCTACAATGTAGATCCATGCTGCTTTTAGTTGCACGTTCGGTGAACTTAGTATTCAGTTTAGCCTTTCTAGTGAAGGAAAGAGGGTCACTAAACAAATTACAAGGTTAGATCTTATTTTAATGTCAACATGAAGTCATAGATCTTGATTAAGAATGCATTGCAAAATGTCCAGATGAGCAGAATAATCACAAATTAAACTAAACAGTCAATTGGCAGAAAAGAGACTGAAGCATAAGCGATGTCACTAGTGCAAGTATGAGAAAATTTGTGGCAAGAGGAGGAAGCACTTTGACATGCCCTCACCTTAAGGAAAGGACACGGAGAGGGAGGTAGAAGCAGGTGGCACACATATGAACAGTAACAGACCACCAGTGTTACTTAGTATCAAAATACCTTAAACAACAGTTCTTAATCCTCTTTCAATTACATGTATCCTGCCCATTAATGTTATATAATTTAGTACCACTTTTGGTTTGGGGCAAGAAAATGGGACTAGGTAAATACTGTATAGATTACATGGACAAAGAGGTTAGTTATGACTAACCAGAAATTAAAGCAAGTTGTCTGTACCTTCAGCCTGTGGATTGGAATATGTCAAGTTATTCACACCTCAGACTTCCTAACCTTAGTGGTACCAACAGGGCCTGCTCCCATTCTCTTCCTTCACTGTACAACTCATGCATGCAGTACAGAGGAAGGCAGAGTGCTTGCCAAGCCTCTAGTCCTCTCAGCCACATACTCACATCAGGGTTCTGAGTTAAAAACTTCTTTCTCTCAGAAGGAAAGAGGGTGTGATATGAGTGTACTTTTGAACGGTACGTATTGGAAGAAAAAGCCCCCAAATCACCTTCTCATTACTGGTAAAGAAATTTCATTTAGCCTTAAGTGACTATCCAAATGCATATATGGGTAACTTCCAGCAAAAGAGAGTACAGATCACCTCTATAGAACAGAGaactttgtctttttaaaataaagaacgACAGCTTGACTTTAGGGCATCCAAAATATTGAAAGAAACGCTTTAAATATGTCAATCCCCTTGTATCTTAAAATGCTAATGTAATTCAGATGGCAGGACTTCTGGGAGGTAAGTGGCTGACAGGTAAGCATGACCTTGTGCTAACCCAGGAGACTGACGGCTTCCCAACGAGAGCTGCACGGTCTTAGAGCAGCGTCATGTACATACAGCAACAGGAGACAGCTGCTGTGCATCGCTGCCCGACTGCAGTGTACCTTGATGCGTGCAGGTAGTCATAAGCCACAGGTAATAGAAACTAGGTCCAGCTGGCAGAACTTACCGAGCTATCTGGCATCTTGGGGACAGAGAGTAGCATCTGGAGTTGTGTCATGCCCCTTCAGGCCTTACATGCAGGAGGCATTCCTACAGGTTTATCAAGCCACTGACGGTGATGCACTCCCTACAGCAGATGCTCCTGACAAAGGCTGGGGCTAGGTTTCACTTGAGGCTACTTTCTTCCCTCCCAGGGAACAGCTGGCCTTGTCTTGGAGCTTGGCTATGACAGAATGAGCTGTCATATGGCAGCTGACTGTCAGCAGTTTCTTTTGGGCTTGTAACTAAAGACCTACATTTCTTAAATCTCTTCTCCTCCCCAAGGCAATCTGTCAGTTGTACAAACAGGACTGTCAATTGTAGGGCAGGGCTTCAACCAAAAAGGCTTTAATGGAAACTGTGTtttatagaaagaaaagcaagattaAAAGTGCCAGATCACACACACAGCAGGCATACAAAGGACAAACCAAACACACTAGAAGAGCAGGAGGCCCTTTtggacatttaaaaaaaaatatctagttGAGAGACCAGgcaagtaaaaaagaaaaaaaaaagaccaacaaaaaaacccccaaacatttGGAGGACTAGGAAAATCCCAGTTTGAATTGATACTTGTTTTCACTGTAATACTATATATTACCACATTTTGACAGGAGGTAGGACCCAATCAGTGAAAACTGACAAGTgaatgaaaagcaacagaaggaaACGAAGTTGAAATACCTGTGCTGGTACAGAATGTCCCAGTTCATCATATACAGTCATTGCCATGTGGCTGACAGAAACCGTGACAAAGGTAGTGATGTTCCATGCCAGTGGATTATAAACAACAACATATTGGTCAACATCTGTAGCACCTTTGTGTATGCAAACAAAGCTATCAGTCACAAACCCCATGTATTAAACTGTgatattaaaaagtatttgagAGATCTGTCTAGGTACAACCATCTTAagatattttaacataaaagcCCACAGTAAAACTTCATGattgcaaaaaggaaaacatcttaTAGTACTTCATAAAATCAAAAGCTCTTCTGCTTTATTCTATTCTTTACCCAATAAAGAGACCACGTATTCAGAAAATGACACCCTAGTTGAACGTAAATGCATTTAGTGAAAATAAGCAGCTTACCACAACTCACTGTCATGCAGTATTAACTTTATCAGACTTATACAGAAGATCAAGTGAGAAGTCTAATCTAAAAACAACCctgtaaaaaaccaaaccagtgtGTCGTGCAGCCCACGGCACTGCTTATATTTGACAGTTTAAGAAGTTTCCAAAGGAAAGATAAAATGGAATGTACAGTCTTTAGAATAGAttccttgaaaaatattttacattttttacacGAGCTGGCTGTACACTATAGCAAGAAAATTTCTTAACTGTGACTGTGCTTCTTACCACATAATCTTGTGTCGTACAGTAAGGTTAGTTTAGTAATTACCCTGATCAGCACCTCTTCCTGCCCTCCGTTTTACATTTGAGGTCTGAATCTGGGAGCCAGGTCTAATACATGCACTAGGGTAGGGTTCTGCCTAACATCACTTTAAAGATCGCTCATGCATTCATCTAAGTTTGCCTCAGGTCGGGAAGGTCTCATAAGGCAAACAAGATTTTCCAGCCGTGGTACACAGAACTCGGGTGGTACATAGGTATGTTGACTGTTTTGGAGGAAAACATGAGAGCTTTCATAAGTTAGcctgaaaactggaaaggctgtggTAAAAAGTACCTGGTATTCCTGAGTCTTCAACGTAAACAGAAGCATAGACCTCTCCGTTCTTCTTTGCATTGTTCATGTCAAAGATTATGGAAGCCATTAGCTTTTTTACGTTGAACATTCCATACATCAAGTTATTCATGTACATGTCCTTCACCTTGGGAGACTCTGTGCCTGTTATACCATCATGGTGCTGGACCTTACGTTTAAAAGTAGTTTGAAAGGTCACAATGCAACAGGATAACAATTTCAGGTTTGCACTTCTATTAACATGGTTCACTAACCTTCAGACATACAACTTAAAATAATAAGGTATTATAGCTGTATTTAGAGATTCACATTTTGCCTATTCCAAATTCCTATATATAGAATGAAATGGTCAAAGATGAGATGCACACAGACTTCCCCCTATATATATTCCTCTTTTAATATTTACACACTACTAAAATTTACATGCTCAATAGAAAGAAACAACCCCCACCAAGTTACCAAAACCAAGACTGCAGCGAAAATACTGCAACAAGGCAAGTTTTTCACTTCCTACTAAGATCTGGTCAATAACTTAACTGACAAAATGTTTATTACTAGCAAGAGCACTAAGGCCTGTAAATGGTTAATGGCATGAGGCTGATCACTTAGCTGCTGAATTTTGAACAAACAAATCTGTCCTTCCTCTTCTAACTTTCAAAAGTAGAGAttatcagtatttttcagttcagcttttgtttagtttttttattttcaaaagccattttGTAAACAGAAGAACTAACATTAAGAAAAGGAATTTCatatgcaaagaaaacacatactctttcaacagctgaaaaaacatttgtcaGTAACCATGCCTTCAATGTATGGCTAGGGGGCTGAAGTCATGCTTCAAGACAGTTTTTTGcaaaattgctttatttttacttatgGCTTGCTAAAGGGGAAAGTTATTTctaaaaacataaaagcaacaTTGAGACACTCCAGCTGAAATGCTTAAGCAAAGCTTTATCTTTGGgcaataaacattttcattcaaattcaaaaataaatcaatcctTACCTCTGAAACTGCCCATCTAAGGCTCTGAAGTTGCTTTAAGGCTTCACATTTGCAAATAGAACTTGCTGGGTGTTTCTGGACATACTGTGTGAAAAAGGACTCTCCAGCATAAAGCAGTGAACTTGCTCTCCTTGCAATTCCTTTCAAGGTGCTCCGGGAGGTATAAAACCCAGTCCATGCTTGAAATGGCTCTGTTAAAGAGTTGAACTGATCCAATGCATGTCAAAACACCATGTCAGTTATCAcatatttgttatttattagACTACTGTAGAACTTCTTACATGAAACCTGCTGTGGGCTTACACACCAGCCCTCAAATGGAATAGTCATAAGCCCAACAAAGAAACACAGCCATGGAAGTGCCCTTTGGAAAACTACTCTCCTTCCTACAGGCCTAGTAACACGAGTGTTGATAAAAAGCTGTTATCAATAAGTTAACCTGTGCTTGCAGAAATTTATTCTTTGTGCATCCGCACAAAACAACTGTAAAAGTTTCACAGAGGATATTTTATTGATTATTAATGAAGTTAATTATAACCCTTGATTACCGCTTGATAGATGCTCGCTATATATCTCCCTTTTAGTCAGCGGGGCTTATAGGAAATTTCATTTCCTCAAAATGGAGTAGAAACAGTGATGTGGTAACATGACTTCGAACTACATCAAAAGATGCCCTCAAGTGGTCAGTCGAAAGTATTTCAACAGTTAACTAGTGCTAGTATGTTCTGGTAGCCTACAGAGTAAACTAGGAAAacaaatacttgtttttaaaatctccaaATCTATACTTagtgtggggtttgtttgttttggagttgttttttgttgttttttttttttttttaaatacaccaCTGATAGTTTTTCcagagagaagctgcagaaagtGCTTTCTAAAGTACATATATGCAACCATAACAACCTGCTATCAGCCCAGGATCAAAGGCAACAATTAGAAAATGGGATCCTTTGCTCAAAAACTCCAGGACAAATCATTTTTGGCTTGAAAAATACTAGAAGTTCAAACAGAATGAattccatttcagttttcaaggtTACAAGCAGAGGAGTCACACATGCATCCTAGTAGAATACAAAGAATGTAGAgtagaaaaaggaaatacttatCTGGGACTTAAAACTTGAGTTTCCAAGGTATATGTCAGAAGTGACACTAAGCCCAATAAGCGACTCATAATAAAATGGCACAGAAAGAATGAGAGAGGATTAATCATCAAGAAGCAAAACAGTATGTGGGAGAAAGTGCAGTCAAATCTATACCGGAATGGCAAGGCTCATAAGCCGTTTGGGGAAGAAATTGCATCTATGTGTGGGCACCCACGTAGAACACTAAAGGTGCTGCTATTATGCAAGCTAATAGCAATTGACTACTGCCTGAAAATTATGCCAAAAGACACAAGTAGGAGCCCAGATGTAAAAGGATATTAGCAGTTAGAACTGGCAATGCATTTATCACCAAGACAGATATGACATGATCCCTAGAGGGAGGTAAGTGAGCCAGGGATCAGTCCACGCAATGATTCACAGGAAGCAatggttatttttattcattgaaAAGTTAACAGACAAGTTACAGAATAGTCTTGAGATATACCTCCCCAGTGCCAAAAAATGTGATGAAGTAGTGGTAGCTACAATTATacagaaaggtattttaatgATACCAATGATACTTTAATAATAATCCAAGCAGTGACAAAAATTAGTGAGTTTAGAAACTGAGAAGTTAGCTGTCTCTTCTCTGCATACTTTGATATGAGGCCCCAAAGGGTAAATTTACCGGGGAAAAGGATTAAAGGGATGTTGGGTAGGGTATGCCCTCTTTCATATCTTTCCAGTACTTTTCAGCTCTACTTGAAAACCTAAGGTAGTGCAGCACATAAGAAGCAAGCAAGTAACAAGCAGCTGCAATGAATTTGTGTCACATCATGCTatgacatttcagaaaacaaatggtATTTTTACTTTCGAGACTTCAGTTACAGATCaatccccccccgcccccccaccccgaactgttttatttaatgaaaaagacaaGACTTTCACCACAAGACTTTCTCCTCCAGGAGACTTTAGGGGTTCATCTACGTCGTTCAGATCAGGAACATACTCTGAAGTGAAGATCTACCAGACATCCTTGCCTAGAATGCTTTGCTTTACATAAAAGACTGGTGTGGGAGCTCACGAACTGGATTCCTGATAATGTGTAACAAGCACTATGGGCATTCAGTCCATACAACAAGATTATATTCAGTTTTCCTGGAACTACGTAGTCGACATCAAATCCTCAGCAGTAGCTCTTTCACTTTGACCGTTCCTATTCCACTGTGCTAACAAAGAGCTTTCAGATTGTCCTGGTCCCTTGGTTACCCGCCTTACTTCTCCTTTAGATATTCCTAGCTTTCTCCATGTCTCGCTTCCCACCTCTGCTCTAATTTATGCATAAtccatttcttttaaacagtaaCAATGGGACACTGCTCTATTTGGCCATGCATCCTCTGTTTCTAGGTATCTTCCAATTTATCAGTTTCCTTTCAGTTCGCTG
This genomic interval from Falco peregrinus isolate bFalPer1 chromosome 2, bFalPer1.pri, whole genome shotgun sequence contains the following:
- the MAN2B2 gene encoding epididymis-specific alpha-mannosidase isoform X1, coding for MRPPLLLLLLPSLLPAARGRAELRAFVVAHSHMDVGWVYTVQESMHAYAANVYTSVVEELTKGRQRKFIAVEQEFFRLWWDSVATDMHKQQVHKLLQEGQLEFVIGGQVMHDEAVTLLDDQILQLTEGHGFLYETFGIRPQFSWHVDPFGASATTSTVFALAGFNAHLISRIDYDLKADMQKNKKLQFVWQGSPSLSERQEIFTHVMDQYSYCTPSHIPFSNRSGFYWNGIAAFPDPPKDGVYPNMSLPVTDTNIHLYAQTMVANIKERAAWFQTSDILWPWGCDKQFFNASVQYSNMDLLLDYINKHSSEFGVTVQYATVGDYFKAVYSRNLTWEIRDSQDFLPYSTEPFQAWTGFYTSRSTLKGIARRASSLLYAGESFFTQYVQKHPASSICKCEALKQLQSLRWAVSEVQHHDGITGTESPKVKDMYMNNLMYGMFNVKKLMASIIFDMNNAKKNGEVYASVYVEDSGIPGATDVDQYVVVYNPLAWNITTFVTVSVSHMAMTVYDELGHSVPAQVQSSVGSHSTYDLYILVAVSGLSYRKYNVRPLNGKQSAFIGRSVKYKRKDITRSNKQSRQLLPVVNNCYQVLFDQNTNLMQSITERETNQTVQLTQEFLEYHVNGDVMKGPISDNYLFAPNASAVPVSQAVGLEIVSGNLMTEIRQYFYSNVTSQDYIYAVYTRMYTVPEGYDGKLLCHRIEQEYSVGPLELNREAVLRTSTNLNTKQLLYTDSNGYQIQKRPFKAYVNNTVARNYYPMVQTAYIEDDTTRLVLLAERAHGVSSQGNGQVEVMLHRRLWNNLQWDLNYNLTLNDSSVVRPVIWLILGTKALTNILYRTSGLALEHRPVAMFGALSGDKPKLSRQLQNSVHGSPVTVPPNLHLQTLSIPGWRYSSNHAEQVHSIRMGKQKQGDADFSRVLIRIRHLYEVGEDPVLSQPVMVNLKSLLKGLGSVMAVEERSLTGTWDVNTMKRWKWKTEQYPSKGSKGFPSSTDTSENCTVTVHPKEIRTFFVYFHGQ
- the MAN2B2 gene encoding epididymis-specific alpha-mannosidase isoform X2; the encoded protein is MRPPLLLLLLPSLLPAARGRAELRAFVVAHSHMDVGWVYTVQESMHAYAANVYTSVVEELTKGRQRKFIAVEQEFFRLWWDSVATDMHKQQVHKLLQEGQLEFVIGGQVMHDEAVTLLDDQILQLTEGHGFLYETFGIRPQFSWHVDPFGASATTSTVFALAGFNAHLISRIDYDLKADMQKNKKLQFVWQGSPSLSERQEIFTHVMDQYSYCTPSHIPFSNRSGFYWNGIAAFPDPPKDGVYPNMSLPVTDTNIHLYAQTMVANIKERAAWFQTSDILWPWGCDKQFFNASVQYSNMDLLLDYINKHSSEFGVTVQYATVGDYFKAVYSRNLTWEIRDSQDFLPYSTEPFQAWTGFYTSRSTLKGIARRASSLLYAGESFFTQYVQKHPASSICKCEALKQLQSLRWAVSEVQHHDGITGTESPKVKDMYMNNLMYGMFNVKKLMASIIFDMNNAKKNGEVYASVYVEDSGIPGATDVDQYVVVYNPLAWNITTFVTVSVSHMAMTVYDELGHSVPAQVQSSVGSHSTYDLYILVAVSGLSYRKYNVRPLNGKQSAFIGRSVKYKRKDITRSNKQSRQLLPVVNNCYQVLFDQNTNLMQSITERETNQTVQLTQEFLEYHVNGDVMKGPISDNYLFAPNASAVPVSQAVGLEIVSGNLMTEIRQYFYSNVTSQDYIYAVYTRMYTVPEGYDGKLLCHRIEQEYSVGPLELNREAVLRTSTNLNTKQLLYTDSNGYQIQKRPFKAYVNNTVARNYYPMVQTAYIEDDTTRLVLLAERAHGVSSQGNGQVEVMLHRRLWNNLQWDLNYNLTLNDSSVVRPVIWLILGTKALTNILYRTSGLALEHRPVAMFGALSGDKPKLSRQLQNSVHGSPVTVPPNLHLQTLSIPGWRYSSNHAEQVHSIRMGKQKQGDADFSRVLIRIRHLYEVGEDPVLSQPVMVNLKSLLKGLGSVMAVEERSLTGTWDVNTMKRWKWKTEQYPSKGSKGSTDTSENCTVTVHPKEIRTFFVYFHGQ